GGCGGCGCAGTTTGGCAAGCTCGACCGCATGATTCGCGTCTGGACGCTCGGACGAGGTATCGGCTACGGGCGGTATCCGTTCATCGACGGAGTGTGGGAGGGTGGCCATATGGTGGTCACGCTCGATGACAAGGAACGCTACTGCGGCTGCGGCGGGCGTGGACACCTGGAAGGCATCATGGGCCATCGTGCCATGCGCATGCGCTTTTTGGACCTGGAGCCGGAAGAGGTCTTCGAAATGGCGAAGAAGGGCGACGAGCGCTGCCTGCAGTTCAAGAAGCTGTGGCACAAGGCGCTGGCGGCGGCCACGGCGAGCAGTATTCACATGACCGGGCCCGGCAAGTTCTATCTGACGGGCACGAACACGCGTTATATCGATCTGCCGATGCTGGAAAACTATGTGCACCAGATGGTGACGATGAGTCCGCTGCAGAGCTTCTCGATTGAGGTGGTGAAGGACTCGACCGGTACCGCGGTCCGCGGCGCCGGGATTGTTGCTGGGATGTAGCGCGCCTCTGGCGAGGCGGGTTGAATGGTTGGATTGTTGAATGGTCAAAGGCCGCGCGTGAAGCGCGGCCTTTGTGTTTGTTCCATTGTTTTGGTGGGTATTCGTTTACCCATGGAATTGCCCTCAGTGGCTGAAGCCGCTTCCTTTTGCAGCCGGTACGGGACGGCTGAAGCCGTCCCCTTAAGCAAGACCAAAGCGCCTTTGGCGCTTTATTTGTCCAGCGTTGCTGGCCAGATAGAAACCGATTTTTCCGGTTCATTTGGAGGAGGCCAGGTGAATCACTAACTGCGTAGCTGGTTCGCACCTCAGGTGCGAATGCCTTTCTTAAGGACACGGCTTCAGCCGTGTCGTACAGGCGCCGAAAGGAAGCGGCTTCAGATGGGATGAGACGGCTGGCCTCGCGAAGCAGCTAAGCTGTTCGCACGCACTCGGGGTGCTCAAGGAGACCAGCCGATGAAGAAGGTTAGCAAAGCGCAGTGGTTAAAGGAAATGGGGAGTGACAGGCCAGCGCTGACGGTAGGGCTTGATTTAGGGGACCGTTACAGCCACTACTGTCTGTTGAACGCAGCGAAGGAAGTGATGGAGGAAGGTCGTATCCAGAGTACGGAGGCGGCGTTCCGACGTCATTTCGAGGGCGAGGAGCGGCAGCGAATAGCACTGGAGTGCGGCACGCACTCTCCGTGGGTAAGCCGTTTGCTCAAGTCTTTAGGTCATCAGGTGATCGTGGCCAATGCGCGCAAGATCGCGGCGATCAGCTCGAGTGAATCGAAGAACGATCGCAACGATGCCGAGCAGCTGGCTCGCTTCGCGGCGTCTGATCCTAAGTTGCTGGCGCCGCTGCTTCACCGCAGCATGGAGCGGCAGCAGGACCTGAACCTGATCCAGGCGCGGGCTACGCTAGTACGTGCGCGGACGATGCTGGTCAACGCGTTGCGTGGCCTGGTCAAAAGCGCCGGTGGCCGTCTGCCGGCCTGTTCCACCGAGTCGTTTCCTGTGCGGGTGCGGGCATCGATTCCGTCTGTGCTGACGACGGTAGCGGTTCCGTTGTTGGAGCAGATCGCGACGTTGAACCGTCAGATCGACAGTATGGAAGAACAGATCGAAAAGCTGGGTACCAGGTATCCGGAGATCGGTGTGCTGCGTACGGTTCCAGGCGTGGGTCCTGTGGTGGCGGCCACGTATGTACTCACGCTGGACCGGCCCAATATAGCAAGCAACCGTTCCGCAGGTGCGTGGCTCGGTCTGCGACCCGGACAAAGTCAGTCGGGGGACTCGGATCCGGAGTTAGGCATCTCCAAGACCGGCAACCGATATTTACGAAGTCTGCTGGTGCAGTCGGCGCAATACATCCTGGGTCGCTTCGGTCCTGACTCAGCCTTGCGTCGCTGGGGCCTCAAGCTGGCATCCAGTGGAGGCAAGAGAGCAAAAAAGCGAGCTATCGTGGCGGTGGCCCGTAAACTGGCGGTCCTGTTGCACAGCATGTGGCGCAGCGGACAGAGCTTCCAACACTTCCCTCAACCTGCAATGGCCACCGTAGCCTGAACCGCGGATCGGCCAAAGCAGAACAATCTCGTGTCCGGGTGACTGCGCTCAGCGGCTGGGCCATACAGGTCGTGCTTCAGATAGCAGCCCCAATTCATCACCATCGGGTCCCAACAGGCACCGAGTCCCTTAGCGGCTCACTGCGAGTGCGGATAGAAGCCCCGAGATGAATCCAAAACACAACCGCAACTGCAAATACAAAAACTCTATGAAGGAAAAAACTTGACCCATACAGCCGTCTCATAGAAGCCGCTGAGGTACGGTTGTATGCTGATTGCCCTCAGGGGCTGAAGCCCCATTGTCGAGTGTGTCTTTGACGGGACGGCTGAACAGTTTGCGGAAAAACGCGTCTTTTCGCCTGCGGGTCAGTCTGTTGTGAGGGATCGGTGAGTTGTTTTGGTTCTCTATGGCACGTTGTTATGCGGTTTGGGTGGGTTTAGAGGGTGTTTAGACACACTACGGCCGTGTCATGACTGTGCTGGGATGGGAGGTATCAGCTTCACCAGCCGCAGCAGATTATGGGCTGCGGCCATGAGCTGTACCATCCAGTCCACCTTGCGTAGCCCACGCAGCTTGGTCTGTCGCATCGAACGGTCCAGCTTCATCCAACCGAAGACCTTCTCAACCAGTTTGCGTTTCCTCTGACTGATCGCATATCCCGGCTCGCTGCGTTCCTTGCTGTTGAGCCAGTTGGGCCATTTGGGGTTCGGCTCATACTCGGCCACGTGCGGCCTGACCTTGCGACGGCGCAGGGCCTTGATGAACTTCTCGTACTGATAGCCCTTGTCGGCTCCCAGCGTGATCCGCTTTTTACGCTTGATCCGCTTCAACATCTTCAGAGCCGCTGCACGTTCCTCTGTCGTCCCGGCCTGTGTGGCCATGGCCGCCACCACCAGACCGTTGCGGTTCTCGGTGATCACATGGCCCAGATAGCTGGGAACCGATGCTCCGCTGGAGCTCTTGCGATACAGCCGCGCTTCCGGATCGGTAGAGGACTCATGAGTATCACGCAGTAGCTTTTTACCACCCGCTCCCGTCCCACGGTCCGGAGGATCGGCCTTCTCATGGAAGCTGCGCCGGTTGGCCCATGCCTGGATCAGCGTGCCGTCCACCGTGAAGTGTTCTTCGCTGAGCAGCTTGTGCTGGCTAGCTTCCTCCAGCACCGCCAGCAGAAGCTTCTGGCTGGCTTCGCCGGCGATCAGACGCTCCCGGTTCTTGGTAAATACCGTCACGTCCCACACCGGATCGTCAATCTCCATGCCCACGAACCAGCGGAACAACAGGTTATAGTTCAGCTGCTCCATCAACTGCCGTTCCGAGCGAATCGAGTACAGCACCATCAGCAACTGCGCACGCAGCAGACGTTCCGGCGCGATCGATGGTCGCCCTGTCGCCGCGTAAAGCTGCGACAACTCACCATCCATCCGCTTCAGTGCCGCATCCACCATAGTCCGGATCCTCCGCACCGGATGATCCGATGCGATCCGCTGCTCCATCGTTACGTAACTGAACATCCCGCTCTGCTTCGCTTCTTCTCCCCGCATACCTCTCTCTTACGACAATCCCCGAAAAACGAAAAGAGTTTTTCCGCAAACTGTGAAGCCGTCCCCTTAAGCAAGGCAATCGCGCTTTGCGCGATACCCCACCCTTTCTCCTGCGACGAAAGAGCGGGGCAACAAATGTATTCATCGCCAACTCGAGCCACAACCACTCCAAGTATGCTCGCTTACCGGCTGAAGTTCGTCTGCTTCTTCTCTTGCTCGCGTTCCAGTGCGAGTTGGATCAGGCGATCGATCAGCTGAGGATACGTAAGTCCAGTCGCCTCCCACAGCTTGGGATACATACTGATCGAGGTGAAGCCCGGCATGGTGTTGATCTCGTTCAACACGATCTTCGGGTTCTTGATCTTCTTTCCTTTGGTGTTGACCGCAGGCTCCATCAGGAAGTCCACGCGCGCCAGGCCCGCGCAGTCGCAAGCACGGAAAGCAGCAATCGCCATCTCACGGATCGTCTTCGCTTCGCTCTTCGTGAGCTTCGCCGGGATCACCGGCTCGGAGGTGCTGGTGGAATCGTACTTCGACTCATAGTCATAGAATTCACGGTCAGGAACGATCTCGCCGATGACCGAAGCCTCCGGAAAATCATTGCCCAGGACTGCAACCTCAAGCTCGCGCGGCTTCACACCCGCTCCGCCAACACCTTCCTCGATGACGATCTTGCGGTCATACGAAGCTGCAAGGTCCATGGCTGCTGCAAGCTCATTACGATCATGCACCTTGCTGATGCCGACCGAAGAACCCAGATTCGCCGGCTTCACAAAGACGGGGTACTGCAGCTTCTTCTCAATCCTGCGAGTGACACGCTTCGCATCGGAGCTCCACTCACCGCGCAGCACCGTGACGTGCGGCGTGATGGGAAGGCCCTCGGCGAGGAACATGCGCTTCATCGCGTCTTTGTCCATGCCGGTCGACGATCCCAGGACACCGGAGCCAACGTAAGCAATATCCGCGAGCTCAAAGAGACCCTGGATGGTTCCGTCCTCGCCGAAGGTGCCGTGCAGGACCGGGAAGATTACATCAAGTCCGTGCGCGTCAGCTGCAGCAGCAGCCGCCGGAGCAAGCCCTTTGGCAGACTTCTTTGCCGGCTTCACCTTTGGTGCGGGCGGAATGATGGTGACACCAGCATCGGACTCCTGCACCGCCGTCTCACCTTCCAGCAGCGCCTGAGCTCCTCCACCATTGAGCCACTGGCCTTGCTTGGTGATGCCAATGGGCACGACCTCGTACTTCTTGGGGTCCATAGCCTTCAGGATGGAAGCGGCAGAACGCAGGGAGACCTCATGCTCACCACTGCGGCCACCGAACAAAACGCCGACGCGAAGCTTCTTTTTCATCACTTACGAGGGTACGGCCTGACGGCGGGCGAAGGAAGTGTCGCGAGAGGTTAACCGTTGGGATACCACCGCCAGGTGCTGCAACTGCAGTGCACAACCATCAGCGAAGGACGTTTTCAATCTGCATTCACGATCCGTCGGCAACCCGACGAAACCTTACACCCCTCCAATTCAAGACATGGTCCGACTTGCTGCTCTCCCCCTGCTCGCTGCCGCGTCCGCCATCGCTCTTGCGCAAAACCCTGATGCGCTTGTCGACCAGATCATCAAAGCGGCGGATTCGCTGAGACGATCACCACCTTCTGCACACAGAAGAATGCGCGCAGCGCACAGCAGTATCAGGCGGCGCTCAGCGAGTGGAAGCAGCGCAATCACTGGGAGGCCATCTCCACCAGGGCGGAGCCAGGAAAGATGGACGAGGCGTCAGCCAGCGCGACACAGGCTCTCCGCAAACAGGGGAACAAAGCGATTGTGCTGTGCCTGGACCTGCGGAAGACCCTCTCCACCCCGACCTTCGATCCATCGCAGCAGCACGCGCAGGAGCTGGCTCAACTGGCTGGAGGAGGTACAACATCGCCTGCTCCTGCAGCCCCGCAGACGGCCCAGCCAGAGCAGACGCCGCCCGCCACAACGGCAGATGCGGCTCCGTCGCCACTACCGCCCACCGCTGGAAACACTCCGCCAGCCGCGCCGCCCACGATGGCCACAGCACCGGGCGGCCCCGGCCAGGTCGGTGATGCCAGTTTTACCGTGCCTGCCACCTGGCGTGCCGGCAAAGCAACGGCCACGGAGGCTCTCTATCAGAGACCCACGAAAGACCGCGGCGAGGTGCAGATCATCGTCTTCGAACAGAAGCCGATGCAGGGCGACTTCAAGACCAGCTTCGCAGCCACCGTACGCGGCCTGTTTCCCGGCAAACCACCCGAACTGAAATACATCTACCCGGCTATGACACGCACCGGTCTGCCTGCCTTTCACGTCAGAGATGGCAGCCAACTCCGCTCCGGGAAATCTGCCGCGTTGCGTGCAGTTGGCATGCAACTGCCGGGGAACCAGATCTTCGTCATCATGCTGCTCTCGACAGACCACTACGGCGGCCTGTACGACGCCGAGAAGGAGCTGACCTCGGTAGTTTCATCGCTCACCTTCCGCACGCAGAACGGTGTCCGCCCATGGGATCCGCTGGTGAACCACGGCAGTGGCAGTGCCACCGGTGTCTACTGGTACTCGACCATCACGAATATGCCTAACGCCTTCGGAGGCATGGATACCCGCGCAGAACGCAAGTACGTTGTGCTGCTGCCAGGAGGCCGCGCCTATCGTGATCTTCCCTCTGGCGGCCATGTGCTGGACATGGACTTCGCCGGGCTCTGCCATGACCCCAAGAAGGCGAATGACTGCGGTAGCTACGATCTGCAGGGCGGCGCGGTGACGTTCCGCTGGCCCGACGATTTCGGCCTGATGGCGGAGAGCACAGGAAGTTACATCGCCGGCCGCTCTCTGGAGAGCGAAGGCAGCAAATACAACTACGTCGGGCCGGTGAACGGCGACCTCAAGTTGAACGGACGATACCGCAGCTTCTTTGCCTCAGTAGGGCAAACGGCCTTCAGTTCCAATGCTGTCTCATCAGAAAAATTCATCACCTTCACCCCGGACGGTCGCTATCAGAAGCAGGGCTTCACCGGAGCCAGCTTCTCCAATACGGGCGCACAGGGCACCGTCGGCGGAAAACATGCTCCGTCACAAGGTACGTACCGGATCAGCGGATACACGATGGTGCTGCAGCCGATGAACGGTCCACCGGAAAGCTATACCGTTGTCTTCGAAGAGCAGGGCCAGCACCCGGGAGCGGTGTTTATTGATGATGAGGCTTATCTGTCGAAGTAAGAACGGTTGAATAGTTGAATCGTTGAATGGTTGAATCGGGCCTTAGTAGCCGTCTTTGTTCTGAATGAAGCTCTGCGGAGTACCGTCTTCGGGATTCACGAAGTGAATATCGGTGGGCTCGCGGCGGGGTGTGTCGATGGCCAGAAAGACGACCGGGCCTTCGAAGATCTCGGGCATGGCATGCACCGTTTCCTTCTTGAAGACAAGAAAGGTTCCGGGACCGAACTCACTGATGTGTTCCGGACTTTCCATCCAGAAGGTGCCGCGGCCTGAGATCACGTAGAGATGCTCGTTGCTCAGCTTATGAAAGTGAGGTGGGGTTGGACGGTAGACGCGGAAGATGCGTGTACTCGCCTCTGGTTCATCGGTCATGTAGTGATCGAGGAGAAGAGACGTTGCCTGATCTGGAAAGGAATGGGCAATCGCAGTCGTGTCAAACCGACCAGACTTACTCTTCTCTGACATCTCTTCTCCTCGACCGATTACGGATAGATCCGGTTCAGCGTGCGCGCGAACGGAATGGTCTCGCGGACGTGGTCGAGGCCGCAGACCCAGGCCACCACGCGCTCAATGCCCATACCGTAGCCGGAGTGCGGCACGGAGCCGTACTTACGGAGATCCAGATACCACTGGAAGGCCTCGAGCGGCAGGTTGTGCGCTTCGATGCGGCTCTTCAGAAGCTCGTAGCTCGAAACACGCTGGCTGCCGCCGATGATCTCGCCGTAGCCTTCAGGCGCCAGCACATCGAGGCACAAGGCCTTGGTCGGATCCTTCGGGTCGGGCTCCATGTAGAAGGCCTTCACCGCCGCCGGATAACGATGCACCATTACCGGGCGATCGAACTGGCTGGAGATGTAGGTCTCATCCGGAGAGCCGAAATCATCACCGTAGGTATGTGGATGCTCGATGGCGCCCTGCTTGTAGGCCTCTTCCAGCATGGCGTGGGCTTCGTCGTAGCTGATCTTCGGAAAGGGAGCCTGGATGGCCTCGAGCTTCGCGACGTCGCGCTGCAACACCTTCAGATCTGCCTGGTGGCCTTCGAGCACGCGCTTCACGATGTGCGAGACGAAGTTCTCGGCGAGCTCCATCAGACCGTCGAGATCGAGATACGCCACCTCCGGCTCGATCATCCAGAACTCGGTCAGGTGGCGGCGGGTCTTCGACTTCTCCGCGCGGAAGGTCGGGCCGAAGCTGTAAACCTTGCCCAGCGCCAGCGCCGTGGCCTCGATGTAGAGCTGGCCGCTCTGCGTCAGGTAGGCCTTCTCCTGGTCGAAGTAGTCCATCTCGAAGAGCTCCGAGGTTCCTTCGCAGGCGTTCGGCGTCAGGATAGGCGGATCGGTGCGGATGAAGCCGTTGGTGTCGAAGTACTCCTGCGCCGCGCGCATGATGGTGGCGCGGATACGCAGAATCGCCGACTGCCGTGGTGTGCGAATCCAGAGATGACGATGCTCCATCAGGAAGTCGACGCCATGCTCCTTCAGCGAGATGGGGAAGGGCGTCTCCTCGGGGATACGATGGATAACCTCGATATTTTCGACATCGAGCTCGAAGCCCGAAGGAGCGCGCTTGTCCGCCCGCACCTTGCCGGTGACAACAACCGACGACTCCTGCGTCAGGTTCTTGATGGTCGTGAAGACCTCTTCCGGCACGGCCGCCTTGGGCACAATGCCCTGGATGGTGCCGGTACCGTCGCGGAAGATGGGAAAGAGGAGCTTGCCGCTCTCGCGAAGGTTATAGAGCCACCCACGCAAGGTGACGGTCTGGCCTTCGTGCTGGGCAAGCGAGGCGATGGTGGCAAGGGGGGCTGCGGAGACTGCGGAATCACTCATTGCGGATTCCATTCTAGCCCCGGGGTCGCGGGTTACCGCTCAACCTGACCTCAGAACTCGGACTGGCCTCGAAACTGGGTGCGCCATCCATGGGCTCCGCGCGCCCTAAACTCCCAGAAGCTTCCAGGCCTCTACGGCCTTCTGCGACGCAGTCTCAGCGGTCTCGTGCAGCTCGTGGGTGATCTCCAGGACACCGAGGGGTGTCTGCGGAAGGGCGGTAATCAGCTCGGCTGTCTTCTTCCAGTCGATGCCACCGCTGCCGGGCCACAGGTGTTCATCCTTCACGCCCTGGTTGTCGTGCAGATGCAGTTCGCGGATACGCGTCGCCAACAGGGTCAGAGCCTCTTCCACGCCGTTGGGACGCAGATGACAGTGCCCCAGGTCTACACAGATGTTCACCGTGTCGAAATGGCCGACGTGCAGAATCTCCAGCAGATGCTCAGGCGAGGTGACATCGTTGTCCAGCGTCTCGACCAGCGTCTTGATGCCGAGGGGACCGGCGAAGGCCTTGATGTGTTCGATAGCCGACAGAGAGTTCTCCAGCGCGCGCGGCGACCAGGTGTCACCCTTCTGCCCCAGGTGC
This genomic window from Terriglobus albidus contains:
- a CDS encoding ROK family protein, encoding MAKTIGIMLTEGIEAGVVEDNALVGATTHFPENRSETNALVEKPHEDLVELLCDRILDIAQGHSDITAVGLGLPGLVRQGVVEEAPNLPQLKGAKIQQAVSFALHERGFDTNVKTINDADAMAAGLAAQFGKLDRMIRVWTLGRGIGYGRYPFIDGVWEGGHMVVTLDDKERYCGCGGRGHLEGIMGHRAMRMRFLDLEPEEVFEMAKKGDERCLQFKKLWHKALAAATASSIHMTGPGKFYLTGTNTRYIDLPMLENYVHQMVTMSPLQSFSIEVVKDSTGTAVRGAGIVAGM
- a CDS encoding IS110 family transposase, translating into MKKVSKAQWLKEMGSDRPALTVGLDLGDRYSHYCLLNAAKEVMEEGRIQSTEAAFRRHFEGEERQRIALECGTHSPWVSRLLKSLGHQVIVANARKIAAISSSESKNDRNDAEQLARFAASDPKLLAPLLHRSMERQQDLNLIQARATLVRARTMLVNALRGLVKSAGGRLPACSTESFPVRVRASIPSVLTTVAVPLLEQIATLNRQIDSMEEQIEKLGTRYPEIGVLRTVPGVGPVVAATYVLTLDRPNIASNRSAGAWLGLRPGQSQSGDSDPELGISKTGNRYLRSLLVQSAQYILGRFGPDSALRRWGLKLASSGGKRAKKRAIVAVARKLAVLLHSMWRSGQSFQHFPQPAMATVA
- a CDS encoding IS5 family transposase; amino-acid sequence: MRGEEAKQSGMFSYVTMEQRIASDHPVRRIRTMVDAALKRMDGELSQLYAATGRPSIAPERLLRAQLLMVLYSIRSERQLMEQLNYNLLFRWFVGMEIDDPVWDVTVFTKNRERLIAGEASQKLLLAVLEEASQHKLLSEEHFTVDGTLIQAWANRRSFHEKADPPDRGTGAGGKKLLRDTHESSTDPEARLYRKSSSGASVPSYLGHVITENRNGLVVAAMATQAGTTEERAAALKMLKRIKRKKRITLGADKGYQYEKFIKALRRRKVRPHVAEYEPNPKWPNWLNSKERSEPGYAISQRKRKLVEKVFGWMKLDRSMRQTKLRGLRKVDWMVQLMAAAHNLLRLVKLIPPIPAQS
- a CDS encoding D-alanine--D-alanine ligase family protein, producing MKKKLRVGVLFGGRSGEHEVSLRSAASILKAMDPKKYEVVPIGITKQGQWLNGGGAQALLEGETAVQESDAGVTIIPPAPKVKPAKKSAKGLAPAAAAAADAHGLDVIFPVLHGTFGEDGTIQGLFELADIAYVGSGVLGSSTGMDKDAMKRMFLAEGLPITPHVTVLRGEWSSDAKRVTRRIEKKLQYPVFVKPANLGSSVGISKVHDRNELAAAMDLAASYDRKIVIEEGVGGAGVKPRELEVAVLGNDFPEASVIGEIVPDREFYDYESKYDSTSTSEPVIPAKLTKSEAKTIREMAIAAFRACDCAGLARVDFLMEPAVNTKGKKIKNPKIVLNEINTMPGFTSISMYPKLWEATGLTYPQLIDRLIQLALEREQEKKQTNFSR
- a CDS encoding cupin domain-containing protein, with the translated sequence MSEKSKSGRFDTTAIAHSFPDQATSLLLDHYMTDEPEASTRIFRVYRPTPPHFHKLSNEHLYVISGRGTFWMESPEHISEFGPGTFLVFKKETVHAMPEIFEGPVVFLAIDTPRREPTDIHFVNPEDGTPQSFIQNKDGY
- the asnS gene encoding asparagine--tRNA ligase, whose product is MSDSAVSAAPLATIASLAQHEGQTVTLRGWLYNLRESGKLLFPIFRDGTGTIQGIVPKAAVPEEVFTTIKNLTQESSVVVTGKVRADKRAPSGFELDVENIEVIHRIPEETPFPISLKEHGVDFLMEHRHLWIRTPRQSAILRIRATIMRAAQEYFDTNGFIRTDPPILTPNACEGTSELFEMDYFDQEKAYLTQSGQLYIEATALALGKVYSFGPTFRAEKSKTRRHLTEFWMIEPEVAYLDLDGLMELAENFVSHIVKRVLEGHQADLKVLQRDVAKLEAIQAPFPKISYDEAHAMLEEAYKQGAIEHPHTYGDDFGSPDETYISSQFDRPVMVHRYPAAVKAFYMEPDPKDPTKALCLDVLAPEGYGEIIGGSQRVSSYELLKSRIEAHNLPLEAFQWYLDLRKYGSVPHSGYGMGIERVVAWVCGLDHVRETIPFARTLNRIYP
- a CDS encoding sugar phosphate isomerase/epimerase family protein, whose protein sequence is MIRAISTHVFLEQRLHPGLLDALASGGAEAIEIFAARHHFDYTDRSATRELANWFRSNNVLATLHQPLHDRAHWSRDLSQTVNLIDPDKSKRIHAMDEIKRSLESADFIPFESIVLHLGQKGDTWSPRALENSLSAIEHIKAFAGPLGIKTLVETLDNDVTSPEHLLEILHVGHFDTVNICVDLGHCHLRPNGVEEALTLLATRIRELHLHDNQGVKDEHLWPGSGGIDWKKTAELITALPQTPLGVLEITHELHETAETASQKAVEAWKLLGV